Within Nematostella vectensis chromosome 1, jaNemVect1.1, whole genome shotgun sequence, the genomic segment gacttataaaaaaccatctgacttttgggagaggagtgttgactggccctcccctcgtgagtTTTctcctggatctcccagaatgctttgcaatacgtaaagacatcttcgtgattgtacaatccttcaaggagtggacattgtgttttgaggccatggaaatgtacctggaggatcagaataaaggtatctatttgtgtcttgagctgtgtttgctgatctctctcccttgtgtggtattttgagcgttttattgagaggggtgattctgcttttctctccttgttcgatttgagatttgtcaaagaacctgtgctattatttggcttaagagcagatgccaacaccttggttggatgcatatctgcaagaccatttatcccttagactgatgcctgagtatcttcatcttgttgtgtttattttgcatttatgaattttttgggttgtgggtacttcccaaagccggtacaggccggttgaggggtcaatgtgttaataagacttccctgaagaagtcttattaaagacgaaaatttggcatagtcaaattccagtttttggtgtattgtattcattcttctggttcacgaacgtGACTTATTTAGGCATTTTGTATTTATACTTATAATATACTTCTCTCTTATCAATGTATTAATTTTTTACAGCTTGCAAACACTGAGGAGTTTATAGATGGCGCACTAACTGGTAACTTGGGGGAGGTTTTAATAAGGTAATAATTAAATTTAGGCCCAATATACACTTTTGAAAATGTGCAAGCTGTCACTTGGGATAAATTTTGTTGAGTGTACATCTCAATTAGATGAAGAGAAGGTATGTCCAAGTGCACAAGATTGGATCAATTGAGCTTTATGGCCACCAGGTATAAATAAAAGGTATCTGGTAAAGGTTATTAATACCCGATGAATCTGGAGTAGATTAGAAGCATAATACCCGGTAACATTTCATCGGGTAAaagttatttaaaatataaatacccggtaaagcgttatcgggtaaaagtaaatataaatacccgacaaaacgttatcgggtaaaagaaAAGATTTTTACACGTCCGTTCACTTTAAAACAACCGGAAGTGCGTTGCTCTGGCAGAATAATGTGTTCATCAGCCAGGCAAAACTTATCGATCGGCTATCGCCTACGtttgtaggttttttttaccttttttttttcaaccccGCACTTACTCAAAATCAAAACAtacaacaaacaacaacaacaaatttttatttaccctTATCTTACATACATTCTTTTAAGATCCCATCAGATCCCAGAAAAATAGGTAAAATGTGCGGTAGGTCAGGACACACACACAGACATAGAAACAAAACTATAGACGTAAGAGTGGTATCTGTTTCAAAACAGAATTATGAATGAGATTTTATGAGCATCAATAATGCTCCAAGATATTTAGTTTCCTTTTGAAAACAGACAAAATGAGAATTCTTGACGTTTTCGTCTAAAGCAGCCTTACTCTATACATCCTCATTACTATTTGACATGGAATTATAATGTGATTTTGATAATAATGCATGGCTGCTGGTCCCCTCTCATTTCTATGCCGAATGAAATAAGATATTATTCAGGAACTCCAGAAGGGTATCATCAGGTGCCACCTGACTCATTGTCATTGCATGGAATGGGTGGACATTTAACAAAGCGTATGACATTGCTACCCACTCTTGGGTAGTTAAGTGCCTAGGAATAGGCGAGCATGCCCGGGAGAGGGACTTTgagaaaaacagacggggatGCTCGACAGCAAAATCAGTTtttaccctaagggatagtgGCATTAAGGGCATGGTaaacaacaattcttacccctaagagatagcacattgggtgtggtctaaggaatttttaaccctaacgctttaccgggtatttatattttcttttacccGGTAACGCttcatcgggtatttatattttgttttccccGATAATGCttcatcgggtatttatattttctgttACTCGACATCTATTACTTTGCCCGATGAAATGTAACACTGTTTCTTGAAGTATTTATGTTTTAATCTACACCAGATTCATCGGGTATGTCATTACTTATACCAGATACCTTTTATTTATAATGCCAGTACATGGTGGCCCTAAAGCTCAATTGATCCACAAGATTCATAAtaatacaataacaaaaaagcaaACTGCAAATCAGCATCTGCAGTTTGAAAGCTTTGTTGCTACATATCCTATGACTAAATACATACACAGTAGTCATCAAACGCTATCAAACTCTTCAGGCATGTAACTATTAAATGCAAGGGGGTCGCAGAGTGTTGAGCGCAGTTTGTTGGctgactgaaaaaaaaaaccaggaCTTTAGCCTAGATCTTGGGGACAGGGTGACAAGAACAAAGCCCAGAAGATAAGGCCAAGGGAAAATCCTATGATCTCCTATGAACATTTGCATCCCTGCTAGAGTAATTCAGAACATTTGTGTTATAAATTgtactttttatattttacctTGCTCTGTTTCAGATGTAACAATGTGCTATATGTCAGAGGAATagaggaagaagaagaggacGGAGAAATGAGAGAGTAGAAGAGAGACGTCTAGTAGTGTTTGTAATTTAGAGCTTAGAAAAAGCTTTGTGCTTCAACTTTATTACTGTGAAAAGGCTATTAGATGATGGATTATTTATCTCACCTCAACTGCTCTCTCTATGAGGGCTCTATGAAAAAGGCCTCAATAATGTTATTTGTGGCTTTTCATACTTTCTGTTGTATGACTGACAGCTTTTTTACTGTACATATTTACCAACAAATGTATATGAAAATAACATGCATTCATGGTATGTAGTAAACAGTACCAGTGTAAAATATACATAACATTAAAGGttcttttgtttaatttcTAAAATTCACCGTCTGCTTAGGGTGCCTTGTCTGGCTGATTGCTGATTGGCTGAGCAAGTATCAGATAAGCAGTTCATATCGATTAGACAATTTAATTATGAACAAGGCCTGATGTGCCAAACTCGAGCTGAACTAAATATTTCCATTGGGGGCGAAAAATTTATTGGTGTTTTCTTATCAGATTTTTTATTCTTCAGAACTCTATTTGTAAGAAGTAACTTATAATAATCAGGCATTCTCAGCTCTCTATATAAACATCTTACACACCTTTAATTGCTTTAAACgaaaatatgtatatatattatgacATTTATGGAGATAGAGGCACAGCAGATATAGCCCTGCCTATCCAGATATATTAGATGGGTGACCGCATGGCATATGGGAAGGGGTCAGAAGTGTAACtcttatttttccttttttcaccATTTTCTGCTCCTTGCTTTTTTACCCTTCTCATGATACTTATCATAAATCTTTGTTGAACCGACCAGAGATGCCCAGCATAGAGGCCGTCTGTAACCCATGAACTGTCAAAGAGTATATGCTCTCCGGAGATCTAATGAGATAcaatgataattttttttttcttatttatggCAAGCTTCCAGCAGACAGAGAAATCTCAAGATATAAAGTGAATATGAAAAATTATGAAAACCAGCATCTCTGTCTGACCCCCCCACCCGTCGCTTCAGATTTTCTCGCCCCAGACCCCCTTTCTAGTTAGGCTGAGAAACCTCGCCTTGTGTTGGACGGAGGGGCTATTATTTTTCTCTGTTCACActtttattttgattgccaCTCTAATTTGCCgcaattattgttttattctGATCACTTATATAATCTACTTCAGAACTCTTTTTTTCCACGATGTTTAAACGCTGGAGAAAGAAGGACAATGCAGAGAAATCGGACGATGAAAAGGTCAGCTTTTACGTAGAAGCACACTTGAATTTGGATTTGCGTGACTTTGACTGGAGTTTTGCTCAATCTAGAAAAGAAAGACGCATCATGTACACTGTTTTTTGTTGTAACAGAATACAAGTCGTGCAGACAGAACCGTTACCGAGGAAACATCGGTGAGTCGCCTTCTAGATCATAGTAAAACGAAAAGTTCTCATGTTTCACAGGATCTATTGACGATTATTTCATATTCGCGcgtaaatgcaaaataaacaactaTTCCTCTTTAAGTTACTATCAAACTTTTGGCATTCTTTTGTTAGTATCCTAGAttcctattttgttttttctgtaGAATTACTCAATTAATTCTAGCGAGAAGTCCTGGACCAGTTGTGCCTCGCTCAGGTGGAACTCATACAAATGGATGATTATTATCAAATactttaaaaatgtgttttagaTATTGAAAGCTCTATAATgattatgttttgttttgtttcctcgaaaaataattaatactgCTTAGAAGTGGCCATTTCAGCTGAATGATTTTATAAAAGATAGATGCTAGACACCTTAACTTTTATTACCTCTACATACACATAACCGAAACAACCCCCAAGCCCCACAAAGACTTGGGTTATTCTAATAGAAAGATTAACAAATATAATGTCTATGACTGTGTGAGGTGCGCAGATCCATACCTTTCTATTATTTGTCAGACAAAGAGGTATACACCATCACGTCTCCTATTTCTATCATTTGTCATACTAAGAGGTATACACCATCACGTCTCAACCATCGTGTCACCTTCATACACCTGTCTTAGTAAACAGGTCAAAATGAGCAGCATTACCTGCTCCAGTCCAACATTAAATTCCTATTTTGTGTATACTCGATGAACTAGAGATGAGTGTTCCAACTCTTATGGCCTTTCATTTAGATTGGTCATTTTGATAAAAACTACAGTTTTCTATGTTGATTGAATTTTGCAGTGTGGTGCTGCTTCTTGACTTTTTTGTGCTTTTCTTCTTGCATAGAACAATAGCCAGCTTGCTGACTACATTTGAATGTCACAAGTTTCTACATTTAATCACATGTTTGTATTCCACAGGGTTTTATTTGTCCAATTTGCATGCTTGCATTTGAGTCCCAGGACGCCCTTCAGATCCATTTTGTTATGGCTCAC encodes:
- the LOC5515848 gene encoding small nuclear ribonucleoprotein F; protein product: MATMMPLNPKPFLNSLTGKPVIIKLKWGMEYKGYLVSVDGYMNLQLANTEEFIDGALTGNLGEVLIRCNNVLYVRGIEEEEEDGEMRE